Proteins encoded by one window of Cheilinus undulatus linkage group 13, ASM1832078v1, whole genome shotgun sequence:
- the LOC121520653 gene encoding phospholipid scramblase 1, whose translation MSAVTNQPLPFSGLEREKHIQMIFRAFQNRCERSCQCHTHSPGPKPHPPPPAWDEQLSGLNQGRKVENIFFIQPPGKVEEQRPGGAAGSNILSVLETVSHIHITARPELQGPQCVPRRVYSIATGGSRSQLFVAVEESSCVCLQCCGPARACTLQGFDCQGHPVFNFERPLRVDACCLGCCLMEMKAYVPQKHLIGTVYQRWSMFTPLLELCDSDGASGISIQGSCCPNRCLSNQQFQIVSSVGEKIGTIWKKWRGFNEEHNMDHEYFGLEVPLNMEAHTKLLLLAATFLLNHMFFEMS comes from the exons ATGTCAGCCGTGACCAATCAGCCTCTTCCCTTCAGTGGACTTGAGCGGGAAAAGCACATCCAGATGATCTTCAGAGCTTTCCAGAACCGTTGTGAGCGCTCATGTCAGTGCCACACCCACTCACCTGGACCCAAACCCCACCCACCACCTCCAGCCTGGGATGAGCAGCTATCAGGTCTAAATCAAGGGAGGAAAGTAGAGAACATCTTCTTCATACAGCCACCGGGTAAAGTAGAAGAGCAGCGtcctggaggagctgcaggatCGAACATCCTGTCTGTGCTGGAAACAGTCAGTCACATTCACATCACCGCCAGACCAGAGCTGCAAG GTCCTCAGTGTGTTCCCAGGAGAGTCTACAGCATCGCCACAGGAGGCAGCAGGTCACAGTTATTTGTGGCTGTGGAAG AGAGTTCTTGTGTGTGCCTCCAGTGCTGCGGTCCAGCTCGAGCTTGCACCTTGCAAGGCTTTGACTGCCAAGGCCACCCagtctttaattttgaaaggCCTCTCAGGGTGGACGCCTGCTGCCTGGGCTGCTGCCTGATGGAAATGAAGGCCTACGTGCCTCAGAAACATCTCATTggcactgtttatcagag gtgGAGCATGTTCACTCCTTTGCTGGAGTTGTGTGATTCAGATGGAGCATCTGGCATCAGTATTCAGGGATCATGCTGTCCAAACCGTTGCCTCTCCAACCAGCAATTCCAG ATTGTGTCCAGTGTCGGTGAGAAAATTGGCACAATATGGAAGAAGTGGCGAGGCTTCAATGAGGAGCACAACATGGACCATGAATATTTTGGGTTGGAGG TGCCACTGAATATGGAAGCACACaccaaactgctgctgctggctgctACTTTTTTGTTG AATCACATGTTCTTTGAAATGAGCTGA
- the eif4e2 gene encoding eukaryotic translation initiation factor 4E type 2 isoform X1, giving the protein MNNKFDALKDDDSGDHDQDQGSPKDSEKEKAEDDEKEQNTSKKKMVVPGAGEHPLQYNYTFWYSRRTPGRPASTQSYEQNIKQIGSFASVEQFWRFYSHMIRPGDLTGHSDFHLFKEGIKPMWEDDANKMGGKWIIRLRKGLASRCWENLILAMLGEQFMVGEEICGAVVSVRFQEDIISIWNKTASDQATTARIRDTLRRVLNLPPNTIMEYKTHTDSIKAWEDFHGLVNASGGR; this is encoded by the exons ATGAATAACAAATTTGACGC TCTGAAAGATGATGACAGTGGAGACCACGACCAGGACCAAGGCTCACCGAAAGACAGTGAGAAGGAGAAAGCCGAAGACGATGAAAAGGAACAGAACACCTCCAAGAAAAAG ATGGTGGTTCCAGGAGCAGGAGAGCACCCTCTTCAGTACAACTACACTTTCTGGTACTCCAGGCGCACCCCAGGGAGACCAGCCAGCACTCAGAGCTATGAGCAGAACATCAAACAGATCGGCAGCTTTGCTTCA GTGGAACAATTCTGGCGTTTCTATAGTCACATGATCCGACCAGGCGATCTTACTGGCCATAGTGACTTCCACCTCTTCAAGGAGGGTATTAAACCCATGTGGGAG GATGATGCCAATAAGATGGGAGGTAAATGGATCATCCGTCTACGGAAAGGCTTGGCATCACGGTGCTGGGAGAACCTGATCCTGGCCATGCTTGGGGAGCAGTTCATGGTTGGGGAGGAGATCTGTGGGGCTGTGGTGTCAGTACGCTTCCAG GAGGACATCATCTCCATCTGGAACAAGACAGCCAGTGATCAGGCCACCACTGCCCGCATCAGAGATACGCTGCGCCGAGTCCTCAACCTGCCACCCAACACCATCATGGAGTAcaagacacacacagacagcattAA AGCCTGGGAAGACTTCCATGGTCTGGTGAATGCTAGCGGCGGACGTTAG
- the chrng gene encoding acetylcholine receptor subunit gamma isoform X2, with protein sequence MDCGAPLSLSLFFRVVMISATASALNLEGELFKDLMKGYNKNVRPMENSGDITKVDIKMTLTNLISLNEKEEALTTSVWIELQWCDYRLRWDQPPRSALYGNITSQLRVPSKSIWLPDIILENNVDGQFEVALFCNALVSPDGCVYWLPPAIYRSACTITVNYFPFDWQNCTMIFRSRTYSANEIELVLKEEDNHTLEWVDIDPEAFTENGEWVIKHRPAKKVINSQFTKDELEHQEVIFFLIIQRKPLFYIINIIAPCVLFSSLCLLVFYLPAKAGGQKCTMSIATLLGQTVFLFLIAKKVPETSKAVPLIGKYLMFVMSVTTMVVMNCVIVLNVSLRTPNTHILTDKVRKILLNILPRMLRMQMKPWTPNSDKTSESIGNGDPQATDRNSLFLVPCRRRSSMSLINKAEEYCMRTARSELMFSKLKERNGLMKTVLEKLYDGLDGGTPEQITASLAKASPQLRQCVASCKHIAETARQQNNFQNENEEWFLVARVIDRACFIVMSLVFFIGTIGIFLMGHFNNPPLLPFPGDPRKYLPPMDNLTDPTQRGTGAEFL encoded by the exons ATGGATTGTGGAGCTCCGCTCTCCCTGTCACTCTTCTTCAGGGTGGTTATGATTTCTGCTACAG CATCGGCTCTCAACCTTGAAGGGGAACTTTTCAAAGATTTAATGAAAGGTTACAATAAGAATGTGCGGCCAATGGAAAATAGCGGTGACATCACTAAGGTCGACATCAAGATGACGCTCACCAACCTCATCTCTCTG AACGAGAAGGAGGAAGCCCTTACAACCAGCGTCTGGATAGAATTG CAATGGTGTGACTACAGGCTCAGATGGGATCAGCCGCCCAGGTCTGCTCTGTATGGGAACATCACCTCTCAGTTACGGGTCCCGTCTAAAAGCATCTGGTTACCAGATATCATCCTGGAGAACAA TGTGGACGGACAATTTGAGGTTGCACTTTTCTGCAATGCCCTGGTGTCTCCTGACGGCTGTGTGTACTGGCTGCCTCCTGCCATCTACCGCAGCGCTTGTACCATCACTGTCAACTACTTCCCCTTCGACTGGCAAAACTGCACCATGATCTTCCG CTCTCGGACTTACAGTGCCAACGAGATTGAGCTGGTTCTCAAAGAGGAGGACAACCACACACTGGAGTGGGTGGATATCGACCCAGAGGCTTTCACAG AAAACGGAGAGTGGGTCATCAAGCACCGGCCGGCTAAGAAGGTGATCAACAGTCAGTTCACTAAAGATGAGCTGGAGCATCAGGAGGTCATCTTTTTCCTCATCATTCAGAGGAAGCCCCTCTTCTACATCATTAACATCATCGCACCATGTGTGctcttctcctccctctgcctGCTTGTCTTCTATTTACCTGCTAAAG CTGGTGGTCAGAAGTGCACGATGTCTATTGCCACTCTTCTGGGTCAGACTGTGTTCCTCTTCCTCATTGCTAAGAAGGTTCCAGAGACTTCAAAGGCGGTACCTCTTATTGGGAA GTATTTGATGTTTGTGATGTCAGTGACCACCATGGTGGTGATGAACTGCGTGATCGTCCTTAACGTCTCCCTCAGGACCCCAAACACTCACATATTGACAGACAAAGTGCGAAAG ATCCTCCTCAACATCCTGCCTCGGATGCTGAGAATGCAGATGAAACCGTGGACACCAAACAGTGACAAAACCTCAGAATCAATAGGAAACGGTGACCCTCAGGCTACAGACAGGAACAGCTTGTTTCTGGTCCCCTGCAGACGGCGTAGCTCCATGAGCCTCATCAACAAGGCAGAGGAGTATTGCATGAGAACAGCTCGGTCTGAACTCATGTTCTCCAAACTCAAAGAAAGAAATGGACTGATGAAAACAGTGTTAGAGAAGCTGT ATGACGGGCTGGATGGGGGCACACCTGAGCAGATCACTGCCAGTCTGGCGAAGGCATCTCCACAGCTGAGGCAGTGTGTGGCCTCCTGTAAACACATCGCTGAGACTGCaaggcagcaaaacaacttCCAGAAT GAGAATGAAGAGTGGTTCCTGGTTGCCCGGGTGATAGACAGGGCCTGTTTTATCGTCATGTCATTGGTGTTTTTCATCGGCACCATTGGGATCTTCCTGATGGGTCATTTTAACAACCCTCCACTCTTGCCGTTCCCTGGAGATCCTAGGAAATATCTCCCTCCCATGGACAATCTAACTGACCCAACCCAGAGGGGCACTGGAGCAGAGTTTTTGTG A
- the eif4e2 gene encoding eukaryotic translation initiation factor 4E type 2 isoform X2: protein MNNKFDALKDDDSGDHDQDQGSPKDSEKEKAEDDEKEQNTSKKKMVVPGAGEHPLQYNYTFWYSRRTPGRPASTQSYEQNIKQIGSFASVEQFWRFYSHMIRPGDLTGHSDFHLFKEGIKPMWEDDANKMGGKWIIRLRKGLASRCWENLILAMLGEQFMVGEEICGAVVSVRFQEDIISIWNKTASDQATTARIRDTLRRVLNLPPNTIMEYKTHTDSIKYSLGRLPWSGEC, encoded by the exons ATGAATAACAAATTTGACGC TCTGAAAGATGATGACAGTGGAGACCACGACCAGGACCAAGGCTCACCGAAAGACAGTGAGAAGGAGAAAGCCGAAGACGATGAAAAGGAACAGAACACCTCCAAGAAAAAG ATGGTGGTTCCAGGAGCAGGAGAGCACCCTCTTCAGTACAACTACACTTTCTGGTACTCCAGGCGCACCCCAGGGAGACCAGCCAGCACTCAGAGCTATGAGCAGAACATCAAACAGATCGGCAGCTTTGCTTCA GTGGAACAATTCTGGCGTTTCTATAGTCACATGATCCGACCAGGCGATCTTACTGGCCATAGTGACTTCCACCTCTTCAAGGAGGGTATTAAACCCATGTGGGAG GATGATGCCAATAAGATGGGAGGTAAATGGATCATCCGTCTACGGAAAGGCTTGGCATCACGGTGCTGGGAGAACCTGATCCTGGCCATGCTTGGGGAGCAGTTCATGGTTGGGGAGGAGATCTGTGGGGCTGTGGTGTCAGTACGCTTCCAG GAGGACATCATCTCCATCTGGAACAAGACAGCCAGTGATCAGGCCACCACTGCCCGCATCAGAGATACGCTGCGCCGAGTCCTCAACCTGCCACCCAACACCATCATGGAGTAcaagacacacacagacagcattAAGTAT AGCCTGGGAAGACTTCCATGGTCTGGTGAATGCTAG
- the prss56 gene encoding uncharacterized protein prss56, whose protein sequence is MTLSGQAAAARTLYRTLSDRGTVVLEAAMTSALSALDRASSERSRAEAGCRGCVPCLFQDCGQLSGSCSSPSNALSEPSCDVISKAQKLQDEAERSWALSQACAYYQHRCPAGELDKESCIRIMGESCSARVLQCSLLNTMQNLEPATQTHAQAVCGQRSTRVQNITQPRSRIVGGSPAPLGSWPWLVNLQLDGGLMCGGVLVDSSWVVTAAHCFAGSRSESYWTAVVGEFDITKTDPDEQVLKVNRIIPHPKFNPKTFNNDIALVELTTPVVLSEHVTPVCLPSSMDPPTGSPCLVAGWGSLYEDGPSADVVMEAKVPLLPQSTCKSALGKELVTNTMLCAGYLAGGIDSCQGDSGGPLIYQDRISGRFQLYGITSWGDGCGEKGKPGVYTRVSAFSDWIQAEIQKSFGSREPTCPELLKTTEMTEEEQRAEFSSLCRFYTLTCPAGQSVSTCNRMAEDKCLTRFKKCQLRSFLQTLLDLLQRAEDYIRDKVDLTFFTQTLPQLVEHIYSTAFAHTRERRDLNHGLTQIKEQLGGAVVPTEQGPSLTLPSLFREVGPSVDDWEKYLRNMAEELDKQHSDASTDISSKPTRQENRLFLQTDDSSVHLLEGKFRSIISNLRSKLDSRAAPPIMHLDTVYLQDDSPNNSPFPTSFTGTPDHPNPSSSSKGPQKQPWSLLTALMNEMEKLSSQDETGTEDASQSDTSDENWSTTSEDFTFVENADKAELKSSALPLHEQSTTVVQPVTTYAETTADPRQNVHAVKSLHRKYRSLLHKRQIPGTTGKICPGVRESSQQVSQVRDSYSWVLNIPNKNLRMSFQEVLVDLSSKNERGLYQARVRAVVGGRPLTFYSLVGLENESFYRSVPRIIALALDALKT, encoded by the exons CTCTGTCTGACCGTGGCACTGTGGTTCTTGAGGCAGCCATGACCAGCGCTCTGTCCGCTCTCGATCGTGCTTCATCTGAGAGGAGTCGAGCGGAAGCCGGATGTCGAGGCTGTGTTCCCTGTTTGTTTCAGGACTGTGGACAGCTGTCCGGCTCCTGTT CGTCTCCTTCCAACGCGTTGTCAGAGCCtagctgtgatgtcatcagtaAGGCCCAGAAGCTTCAGGATGAAGCCGAGCGGAGCTGGGCTCTGAGTCAGGCCTGTGCTTACTATCAGCATCGCTGCCCGGCAGGGGAACTGGACAAGGAGAGCTGCATCAGGATTATGGGTGAGAGCTGCAGCGCTCGTGTCCTCCAGTGCAGCCTGCTTAACACCATGCAGAACCTGGAGCCTGCtacacagacacatgcacagG CAGTGTGTGGTCAGAGATCGACCAGGGTTCAAAACATCACACAGCCCCGCTCTAGGATCGTCGGTGGCTCTCCTGCTCCTCTGGGCAGCTGGCCCTGGCTGGTCAACCTGCAGCTAGATGGGGGCCTGATGTGCGGAGGAGTCCTGGTGGACAGCTCCTGGGTGGTCACTGCTGCTCACTGCTTTGCTGG CAGCCGCAGTGAGAGCTACTGGACCGCCGTGGTGGGAGAGTTTGATATCACCAAGACTGACCCTGATGAGCAGGTCCTCAAAGTGAACCGCATCATCCCTCATCCTAAG TTCAACCCCAAGACCTTTAACAATGACATAGCTCTGGTTGAGCTGACGACTCCAGTGGTTTTATCTGAACATGTCACTCCGGTGTGTCTCCCCTCGAGCATGGACCCTCCTACAGGCAGTCCTTGTTTGGTGGCAGGCTGGGGCTCCCTCTATGAGG ATGGCCCATCTGCTGATGTGGTGATGGAGGCCAAAGTGCCCCTGCTGCCTCAAAGTACCTGTAAGAGTGCACTTGGCAAAGAACTGGTCACCAATACTATGCTGTGTGCCGGATATCTCGCCGGAGGCATAGACTCCTGTCAG GGAGATTCCGGAGGCCCCCTGATCTACCAGGACAGAATCTCTGGTCGGTTCCAGCTCTACGGTATCACCTCCTGGGGGGATGGCTGTGGTGAGAAGGGCAAACCTGGAGTCTACACACGAGTGTCTGCTTTCTCTGACTGGATTCAGGCTGAGATACAGA AGTCATTTGGGAGCCGGGAGCCGACATGTCCGGAGCTTCTAAAGACAACAGAAATgacagaggaggagcagagggcAGAGTTCAGCTCTCTTTGTCGCTTCTACACACTGACCTGCCCCGCTGGTCAGTCCGTCAGCACTTGCAACCGAATGGCCGAGGACAAGTGCCTGACCCGCTTCAAGAAATGCC AGCTGCGCTCCTTTCTGCAGACCCTGCTGGACCTGCTCCAGAGGGCCGAGGACTACATCAGGGACAAAGTGGACCTGACCTTCTTCACTCAGACTCTTCCACAGTTGGTGGAGCACATCTACAGCACAGCTTTTGCTCAcaccagagagaggagagacttAAATCATGGTCTCACTCAGATTAAAG AACAGCTAGGTGGAGCTGTGGTACCAACAGAGCAGGGTCCTTCTCTCACTCTCCCATCCTTGTTCAGAGAGGTGGGACCGTCAGTGGATGACTGGGAGAAATACCTGAGAAACATGGCTGAAGAGCTGGACAAACAACACTCTGATGCTTCTACAGACATTTCCTCCAAACCAACGAGACAGGAGAACAGACTTTTCCTACAG ACGGATGACTCCTCAGTCCATCTGCTTGAAGGAAAATTTCGATCTATTATCTCAAATCTGCGCTCCAAATTGGACTCAAGAGCTGCTCCTCCCATCATGCACTTGGACACAGTCTACCTCCAAGATGACTCTCCAAACAACTCTCCTTTTCCTACATCTTTCACCGGAACACCAGACCATCCTAATCCCTCCTCCTCATCCAAGGGGCCCCAGAAGCAGCCCTGGTCCCTTCTTACAGCCCTGAtgaatgaaatggaaaaattaagCTCCCAAGATGAAACAGGGACAGAGGATGCCTCCCAAAGTGACACTTCTGATGAAAACTGGAGCACTACGTCTGAGGATTTTACTTTTGTTGAAAATGCAGACAAGGCAGAACTAAAATCTTCAGCGTTACCGCTTCATGAGCAGTCAACCACTGTGGTTCAGCCAGTCACTACTTATGCAGAGACAACTGCTGACCCCAGACAAAATGTGCATGCTGTGAAAAGTCTTCATAGGAAATACAGGAGTCTGCTTCATAAAAGGCAGATACCTGGAACAACTGGAAAAA TTTGTCCTGGAGTGAGAGAATCCTCACAACAAGTCAGCCAAGTCAGAGACTCGTACAGTTGGGTGCTAAATATCCCAAATAAGAACCTACGCATGAGCTTCCAAGAG GTGTTAGTCGATCTAAGCTCCAAGAACGAGCGAGGACTCTACCAGGCGCGGGTTAGAGCAGTTGTAGGAGGACGGCCGCTGACGTTCTACAGCCTGGTCGGCCTGGAAAACGAGTCTTTTTACCGCAGTGTGCCGAGGATCATTGCACTGGCACTGGACGCGCTCAAGACTTGA
- the chrng gene encoding acetylcholine receptor subunit gamma isoform X1: MDCGAPLSLSLFFRVVMISATASALNLEGELFKDLMKGYNKNVRPMENSGDITKVDIKMTLTNLISLNEKEEALTTSVWIELQWCDYRLRWDQPPRSALYGNITSQLRVPSKSIWLPDIILENNVDGQFEVALFCNALVSPDGCVYWLPPAIYRSACTITVNYFPFDWQNCTMIFRSRTYSANEIELVLKEEDNHTLEWVDIDPEAFTENGEWVIKHRPAKKVINSQFTKDELEHQEVIFFLIIQRKPLFYIINIIAPCVLFSSLCLLVFYLPAKAGGQKCTMSIATLLGQTVFLFLIAKKVPETSKAVPLIGKYLMFVMSVTTMVVMNCVIVLNVSLRTPNTHILTDKVRKILLNILPRMLRMQMKPWTPNSDKTSESIGNGDPQATDRNSLFLVPCRRRSSMSLINKAEEYCMRTARSELMFSKLKERNGLMKTVLEKLYDGLDGGTPEQITASLAKASPQLRQCVASCKHIAETARQQNNFQNENEEWFLVARVIDRACFIVMSLVFFIGTIGIFLMGHFNNPPLLPFPGDPRKYLPPMDNLTDPTQRGTGAEFLW; this comes from the exons ATGGATTGTGGAGCTCCGCTCTCCCTGTCACTCTTCTTCAGGGTGGTTATGATTTCTGCTACAG CATCGGCTCTCAACCTTGAAGGGGAACTTTTCAAAGATTTAATGAAAGGTTACAATAAGAATGTGCGGCCAATGGAAAATAGCGGTGACATCACTAAGGTCGACATCAAGATGACGCTCACCAACCTCATCTCTCTG AACGAGAAGGAGGAAGCCCTTACAACCAGCGTCTGGATAGAATTG CAATGGTGTGACTACAGGCTCAGATGGGATCAGCCGCCCAGGTCTGCTCTGTATGGGAACATCACCTCTCAGTTACGGGTCCCGTCTAAAAGCATCTGGTTACCAGATATCATCCTGGAGAACAA TGTGGACGGACAATTTGAGGTTGCACTTTTCTGCAATGCCCTGGTGTCTCCTGACGGCTGTGTGTACTGGCTGCCTCCTGCCATCTACCGCAGCGCTTGTACCATCACTGTCAACTACTTCCCCTTCGACTGGCAAAACTGCACCATGATCTTCCG CTCTCGGACTTACAGTGCCAACGAGATTGAGCTGGTTCTCAAAGAGGAGGACAACCACACACTGGAGTGGGTGGATATCGACCCAGAGGCTTTCACAG AAAACGGAGAGTGGGTCATCAAGCACCGGCCGGCTAAGAAGGTGATCAACAGTCAGTTCACTAAAGATGAGCTGGAGCATCAGGAGGTCATCTTTTTCCTCATCATTCAGAGGAAGCCCCTCTTCTACATCATTAACATCATCGCACCATGTGTGctcttctcctccctctgcctGCTTGTCTTCTATTTACCTGCTAAAG CTGGTGGTCAGAAGTGCACGATGTCTATTGCCACTCTTCTGGGTCAGACTGTGTTCCTCTTCCTCATTGCTAAGAAGGTTCCAGAGACTTCAAAGGCGGTACCTCTTATTGGGAA GTATTTGATGTTTGTGATGTCAGTGACCACCATGGTGGTGATGAACTGCGTGATCGTCCTTAACGTCTCCCTCAGGACCCCAAACACTCACATATTGACAGACAAAGTGCGAAAG ATCCTCCTCAACATCCTGCCTCGGATGCTGAGAATGCAGATGAAACCGTGGACACCAAACAGTGACAAAACCTCAGAATCAATAGGAAACGGTGACCCTCAGGCTACAGACAGGAACAGCTTGTTTCTGGTCCCCTGCAGACGGCGTAGCTCCATGAGCCTCATCAACAAGGCAGAGGAGTATTGCATGAGAACAGCTCGGTCTGAACTCATGTTCTCCAAACTCAAAGAAAGAAATGGACTGATGAAAACAGTGTTAGAGAAGCTGT ATGACGGGCTGGATGGGGGCACACCTGAGCAGATCACTGCCAGTCTGGCGAAGGCATCTCCACAGCTGAGGCAGTGTGTGGCCTCCTGTAAACACATCGCTGAGACTGCaaggcagcaaaacaacttCCAGAAT GAGAATGAAGAGTGGTTCCTGGTTGCCCGGGTGATAGACAGGGCCTGTTTTATCGTCATGTCATTGGTGTTTTTCATCGGCACCATTGGGATCTTCCTGATGGGTCATTTTAACAACCCTCCACTCTTGCCGTTCCCTGGAGATCCTAGGAAATATCTCCCTCCCATGGACAATCTAACTGACCCAACCCAGAGGGGCACTGGAGCAGAGTTTTTGTGGTGA